In the Arachis hypogaea cultivar Tifrunner chromosome 20, arahy.Tifrunner.gnm2.J5K5, whole genome shotgun sequence genome, GTGAGTATGGTGAAAGTTGGATAAGTGATGGCAATAAAATTAGGACGGTGTGGTCCGAGAGagatgagaagatgatggaatgGCATTGGTGGTGGTGGCATTGGAAGTAACAGTAAAGTACAATGACAAAAGAAGAAGTAAAACGTTTTTTGAGATGTATAAAACAACAACGTTCTGTTAACTCATTAGAGAACGATTTGTTCCTTTAAATAATTGTTTAACACATGTTGAGTTAATGATACACGTAGACAAGATCCGTTAGTTCCGGACgaaaacattaataaaagagGTAAAATGTCTTACAAAATTAATCATGAGAGATCATAATGTCATTTTTCAATCGATGAAGAACGGAATAAAAATTTGTGAAATGATTAGGAGCCGAATTGAgattttactcttattttttttattttaaaagatcatacatacatacaactttattgctatttacattttaaTGTGGCATAAAATTTACAGAAAACCTTCTTTAGTTAccataaattttgtatttttcattctaaataattcatataaTACATGTAAGATATAGATATTTTTGAAGTCTAGTGCAAATTGGCATCCATTGATGATCCTCATACATATGATGTAACTTTTAACCTAAAGGTGCAAATTGCCAGCAATTACTCGAACAATTACTAAGAGTTTGAATGaggaaaaaagtttaaaaaaaattattactttttatttttattttttttttcaaaatgttgtgaaataaaaattaaaaataataaaaataagaaaatcctATTTttcgtatttttaattttttgtttataaaatctCAAAAGTAGAAAATAGagtctaaaaataaaaacaaaaaaataatcagtTGTACTCATTTTTCAACACTTActcattcttcttcctttttgtttATTATCAACACTTACTTTTCAACGACTGTCCTTTATACTCATTTTTCTCAACTATAAAATTAGTTGTGGAACCTATATCAACCAAATTTCAGACCTCATCCAAAACCAAGGTTCAATAGTaatattcttttctttatttttttctttctttttggcaCTAAGATTAACTATAATTACAAGAACAAATTCAGCAAAAACAATATGAAAAAGTTCTTTGATCTTTTTCCAAATAAACTATGAATTCAATTGAGTGTAAACATTTCTCATTTTTAGAAGGAAAGGAGTACATTTGTGATTACATTAGTATGCTAACAAATCTAACTGTACAaaggataaaataataataatgataataataaatcaaACTTGTATAATGAATGATTGAGAGAGATTAATGTGATATAAGTTGAGATGACCAGgtcaaaaattaaatagaaaaagaaaaaaaagaaaagggattATGCCCATGGGCCTCACCCACCCATATCCATATTTTGACTCATCCATCATAAAACTCATTAATTGTTAATACAAAAAATGCAACCCAGCCAAACAGACCCTTTCCCACAATTTTCAAGGTCTACACCACAATCTTCATTCTTCAATTCAACCCTTGAGCCAAGTGTGGCATGATGCCATCCATGCCAATAAAATCAAGCATACATAGTTTTCTCCAAAACTTGTTCAACTCTTCACTTAAGCCTCAAAGGTTTGCACCTGCCTCTTCCTTTCATATGAATCTTACTTACCCACCAGCATGTTGTGTATGTACCTATGCATTTAGAAGTGGTAAAATTACAAATGGAAGTggcatttcttttcttttggctTGACATAACATGCCACTATTGCTCTGGTGAAGTAAATGCCGTGACATGTGAGAGACCATGGAAAAACAAGCTCTAGGTGGCTACTTCAAACTCCTGTCTGAAACAAATCAACTCAGTGTCTCACACAAATATAATTCCATGACTTAATTGTATACCATTTAATGAATATGCAAGAAAAATTTCTTATGTTGTCAAGGTAAATTACAATATACAAGGTTAGGTAATATTACACACGACATTGCTTAATCTATCATACCAAAGTTAGGTAAATAACTGATTTTCTTACATATTATTTGGCTGAAGAAATTCGGCGTAGCGAAGGAATCCAACTGCTTGAAGTACGAGAATTACTACCGAAAACGCGAGCAATGTGTGAACTTCCTAAGGGCTTTTCTGCTTTTGATGCATTTTCTTTAGAGGATTTTGGCAAGCCAGATGATGTAGAAGGACCGTTGTTCCCGTTCTGCGAAAAAAAAAGTGATCTCAATCAGATGAATTACCTGAGCTAagtaaaatttcaaattaaacacAGGAAGGACAAGAATACACATTTAAAGAGGGATTAGAGGCAAGAAATGCAAGACTTGCAATTTCATGGAGGTGACAACATACATGTTTCTCAGTCTGATTCTTGAAACTATGATTGTGACCAACAGATGGTTTAGGCTGTGCAGTTGCGCTTGGACGATCATGATTCTGGTTCGCCAACTGTCTTGTTGCAGTTACATGAGTTGAATCATTGACTCCTGAACCTGAAATGGAATGTGAAGCATCAGAATCATAAATCATCACTTCACTACACTGAAAATTCTTGGAATGCAGTTAACAATTAAGATAAGAAAGAGTTAGTTGGGAAATATATGTTCTCATATTCCCATCATAGGATTATATCAGAAGCTGTTAGGTTCTGTGTTTAAGATTTAGACAACAAGTTTCATGAAAATAACCTAAGTTAGCTATTATGAGAATTTTCTAATAATTGTTTTTCGCCTTGTAAGTGACAAGAATGAAGTTACCTGTATTCTTGTCCGTAGCCATGGGTTCTAGACTGCTAGGTACAGCAGCTGAAGGCTGAAAATTTCCAAACACTCATCATGTCAGAAAAAGAATAAGATTAGGACATCATTCAAAGAAACTATCAGAAATGCCATCTAACAATATCAATCCATGGCATGAAATTTGTTCTAAAAGGGTAATAAAAATATTGAACTACACACAATTATGGCATGAAAGTTGTTCAAAAAGGGTAATAAAAATATAGCGAGAAACTACTAACAGCTGTTTGATTTTGTATCTGTCTCTGTCTCTGTTGTGTCTGTTGGTACTTTAGAATGGTCCAGTCAAACAAATTGTCAGATTCAAATCCTGCACATTGAATTCAGCCGAATAAGATTATTTcgacaagaaggaagaagaaaaatataacaCATACCGTGAAGTTTTGAAATCCTAGGATTAGTGTTAATTGATACCATCAAAATACTAACTCACAAGCAAATTATTACCCTTACTAAGCATAGACTAATTTTTCTGTTATCTGGCAAATTAGTTAAAATCAAATCAAGTATATAAAAGCAAACAGTCAAAACCTTCACGAGAGAACAATTCACGAAACAAGCGCTTCAAGAATCCATAATCTGGTAGTTGATCAAATGTCAAGGAGTGGCAATAATGAAAGTAAGAAGCGAACTCCACGGGATATGACTTGCAAAGCATCTAGgagaaaaaaatatcaatatttagTCAAGGTTTCAAGTACTCAATGATAAGTTCGGAGATCAATCATTTTATCAAACTGAAAAACACACACATACCTCAATGGGAGTTGACAACTTCTTCTCACAAATCCTATcatatttttcctttttggtgACAGCTTTCAGACCCTGCCAGGGAAGGCTGAAACGCAAAAACTAGATAGTCAAGACCCGTTTCTTATTCAATTGATATGCAACATTTTTTTAAAGCTCAAAATGTCTGGAAAGTTAGAACGAATAGTGGAAAAAACATACCTTCCTCTTAAGAAGTACATAAGAACATAGCCAAGAGACTCTAAATCATCTCGACGACTTTGCTCTGACAAAATAGAATCCAAATGGTGAGAAATTCGTAAATTGCAATCTGTATAATATAAAGAAGGAAAATTTCTTTCTACTTACCAATTCCTATGTGAGTATTACAACTTGCATAGCGTGCAGTTCCTGTTAAGTTTTTATTCTCTCTGGATGAGTTCATCAAAGTTGGGTTGGGGGGGGAGGGAGAATAAAAAATTAGGCAACAATAGACATGGAAAAACATTATACAACAAGACAcgataaaaaacaaataatgaaacaaaaataTACCTGTAAGGAATATGTTTATTTGTGCTAAGGTCCTTATATCTTTTTGCAAGTCCAAAGTCAATAATATAAACCTGTAAATTTAACAAATCGACAAAAAAAAATAAGCATGAATTTGGTAGCGAGTCTAGCAATGAAAGGGATCGAGCGAATTCTGGCATGTTACCTGGGTTGCTTTCCTCCCAAGACCCATAAGGAAGTTATCTGGTTTGATGTCTCTATGCAAATATCCCTTCGAATGTAGGTACTCGATTCTCGTAAGCTGTAATCCAGTAAATAAAACAGATTTCACTTTACACTTTCATTGAAACTTTTCACTAATGTGAACTATGACTACaaataagtaaaattatttaaGAGTTGAAACTGCTCAAATAATATGCAGATGAGATGGTAATATCAAGAAAAAGCAAGGAACAAATGCCGCCTTCTTGAAAATCAAAGCAAGGAAACAGTAATTACCATCTGATCAGCCAACATCAAAACTGTTTTCAATGTAAATTTTCTCCCGCAATAGACAAAAAGGTCCTCGAGACTCGGTCCCAGAAGATCAATAACTAGAACATTATTGTCTCCATCAATGCCACACCATTTCATACTTGGTACACCGCCTGAAACAGAAAAGGCAAGGGGAATCATAAACATTTAACCCTCTTGGCAAATGTTATCAGAACATTTACACATTCGAAGCGCTTCTGTTATAACTTACTTTCTCCTTGAAGAAGATTATACAACTTTGCCTCATAGAGCAGCTGTGGATGTTTGGTTTTCTTGTTCTCCTACAAAATAGGAAATGCAGCCGCTATAAATAACTATTAAGTACATAAATAGCTCTTGAAATGCTGAATATGAAGGAAACCCAAGAGATTATGAAACAAATTATAAACTTTCTAGCAAGTGTAGTTATCTATTTAAAAATTCGACCCAAGTTTTCATGTGTTATCTATCATGCATTGAAACAATTGGCCTTAGTTCAGTAATTTCAAATAACCATTCATCAACAGCATACATGGAACAACAGATTGCTATAATCAAGTAATGAATCTTTTACTTCAATCTGaatattttcaaataataataatagtagtaataaATTTACATGCATAAGTTATGATATATCAGCTCATATATCATAATTTAGGCATGTAATTTATGTTCATATATTAGCTGCATTTCTAAATTCCCCCATTTCTAATATGAATTATCGAACAACACCATCCAACCCAACCtacttcaattttttaaaataaataaacaaacgaCAAAGTAGAAGTTGATCCCCCAACTTATTCATGTTCTTAGACATCATGCCATGCATGATTATTAGcacaattcttttttttcttcttgattaaaaataaaaaatgaaggcAAATCAATTTTTAAGTAAGAAAGAAGAAGACGCACCATCTTGACGGCCACAATCTCAGAGGTCTCAATATTTGTAGCTgccaagaaaaaaattttaaacatgatCAGCACAAGCATAGAGAAGAATCAATAaacttaaaaggaaaaaaataacaataataacagagcaagaagaagaaacaaaagaaagtTATTTTACCAATATAAATTTCACCAAAGGAACCGCTTCCAATTTTCTTACCGATCTTGTACTTTCCTCCCACAACCCTCTCCATCTCTTATACCCAACAACCAAACAATAGCTAAAAAAAAGGttcaaaccaaaccaaactgGTTCGTGCTCGGGGTTTTTCTTCTGCAAAATCTTATGCTCGTAGCTGATGCCGAAGAAGATGAATGCAAAAAGAAGGCGCAGAATCTTTAGCTTCAGGTAAAGAAAATGATataggagagaggagagagcagaaGCAAGAGGAAGTTTGATGGATAAaaattggattggattggattagaATTGGTGGAAAGAAACAGGAAATTGTTGAAATTGATTGTAAATGGACggagaagagaaagaaggaaaacAAGTTGCTCAGAACATTGCTTTATAAAAGATAGGGTCAATTTTGGAATATCGTACGTACGAACTACtaactcatttttatttttatttttcttttaattttcaaaagttgGTTGATGATCTGTAACAAGCCTCAACCACCTAACCCAATCCATTtcttcctttattttcttcttaccCCACTATATACTCACTACACAAATAGAATTAGATCCTCTGCTAATTTATTCTTCTATTAAAAAGTattcaaatatattttatattatttgttatgtatacaattaatattttttaattaattagtatattttttataaaaaaattaaataaaatttaatatcaattaactattttttattttatcattaaattcttACTTGTAACATAGAAAAACAAACCAAATTAAACGAAATTAAGTCAActcaagtttaattttaatttataaatcacATCACAAGTTAAggtgaattttaaattaaatattgtcaatataatatatagtataatttatatgaaaagaaaaaattattaattatatatcttGTATTTAATATAAGTCATATCACATATTCAttgtctaaaataaaaaaatcgttataaaaaattttttagtaccaatatctttttatttttaattttattgattttttttaagaataatgttatattattagtaaatattattattttttatcagtatTTAGTTAAcaataatttgtatatatatttacaaatattttgtataataaatatataatttgtacatATATTTACTAGAATTTTATACGCATGgatcaatataatttatactcataaatcaatataatttacatttacattttttttaaatttatacacataaattaataaaatgatcatttaatatttatgctggccaaataataatcaaaaaatactaaaatttagtGGACCTCAAAAATTTCTCTTCTTTAAATTTTTAcgcttcttttaaaaaaataaaatgtatgtaTCGTTTTtcgaagatatttttattttttacttaatttttgacattttttaaattcttttaacattaaatttgtatttttttttttccaatttcaccgcttaatttatattatttccaaattaataaaatacaaaaatgttTATTAagtactagagtcttctatcatAATTCACCTATTTAAACTCATCGTATATCCATTATGAACGATTTAATTTAAGAAAGAATCCATTTTGAGTTATTGCCCATTTGCCCTTACGTACCTGCACTAGTTTCCAGATACATGAAACACGCTTTTGCGAATTGTGAATTGGGAATGATGCagaattgattgaattaattaattaattaattagccgacttgttattttattttcttgtgtgTTTCTTGTTAAGAAATCGATAAAGCAATTGCTTTTTCTTCCACCATTTGTTTGATAATGTATAATCTGAGTCAGCAGTGTCCTAATAATTCAACAAAAAATCTAACTAATAATAATAGTGACCAATCCTGGAACCTTGTCCTCCCTCTTGGCTCTTGTTACTTGctaataattcattcttttccttCCTTCTTCCTTATTTCGGGGAAATAAATAAACGTTAAatagttataattaattaaaattattagatgaAAGTACTATAAGACATAAGATAGTTGTGCATTGCGTGGTTAATTTGTTTACTCGGCGGTTTGATTGGTTGCAATGAGTGTGACAGAATGCGACTCGTTTGTCTTGTGACTTGTGAGTTGGatttatattcatatatatatgcatCTAACAACTATGACCTAATCCTCTTTCATTTCTCAAACAAATTCAATTGGATAAGGTTCTCAATTATTCACTACCTCTTAACTGTATTACACCACAATCATGCTTTTAATGTCTCCCATATTTTGGatggaagaaaaaaattgttatcTCATCTTATTTGTGATAAGGTTCTCAATTAATTACTAATATCAATTACCATATGAGACTTGTCATTTTTTATTCTATctgaaaaaaaaatgtattaaagTATTAAATATGATCCGATTAATATATAGTTGACTTTATATTTGAATCTTTTTTGGTCTCCGAACAAGCTTTAATTTTCTTAGAAGAATAAAAGTTTTGGAAGAAAACTAAggggaaaaaaatcaaaaaattaatgaGGGTGATCTAATTCGACGTgtctgttaggatttggttgaattagtcctacattgcttaggatagcaaatggagtgggtggcctaggctataaatatgaggctaagttcttcatttgttttttgcaccagtcagaaacactttaagcttgtatctgatttttcttttcctctgtactctttgattagagagtgttgtgaggtgtagttagatatttgctttgaaagagtgtgggtgtactggggtgccggtgagagaaagaagtctatgtgttgtaacaattttcacatagtgatattctctggttgtcatttgacaacggccgtggttttttctccggtaattggagtttccacgttaaattcttgtgttgtgattgtgtctattttatttctctgtcaaaggtgttttctcaagggggaattgtgtcttattcccaacaagtggtatcagagcttcggttcggtgggatttattcttagtatgctctgtggttgcagcctagtctaatctctttggttgctgttgttgttgctggaaggcagtgtgactctgtgagagtgcagtttggaaaaggttctggctaaggaaagacttggtatttaagtgtgtccattgtgacccacctctctttcctggggacccttcctagtgcacggtctacagttgagttataatattccagtatacggttgcaacaatgtcaggatattcaagtgctgtgaagcttgaaatagagaaatttgatggaagaatcaattttggcttgtggcaagtacaagtcaaggatgtgttgatacaaccaggtttgcacaaggcgttgaaggagaagatctctggttgctctctctatgagagaagatgatgttctctagaagacaagaagtatcctcatggtattaccgcactgccatggataaggatgagttgtggcaatcaggtccacaattgcacacgggcattggttggcgttgagatgcaaggtgtgtggcggagttaggtcgatggctgaagaacttccaggaaaagccaatttggaagttgcaccatgaattttcagcaaggtttcgatctgtaccaaggcgaaattcttggagtggtctaattccaagtgagtatactttcatggtggagtatgatagttctctgaactatgattgtcggtatagacaatggcagcaaagaattgtcggtgttgacaatggaagctgaagatgtgtgactatttcaatcaaggtggagattgttaggatttggttgaattagtcctacattgcttaggatagcaaatggagtgggtggcctaggctataaatatgaggctaagttcttcatttgttttttgcaccagtcagaaacactttaagcttgtatctgatttttcttttcctctgtactctttgattagagagtgttgtgaggtgtagttagatatttgctttgaaagagtgtgggtgtactggggtgccggtgagagaaagaagtctatgtgttgtaacaattttcacatagtgatattctctggttgtcatttgacaacggccgtggttttttctccggtaattggagtttccacgttaaattcttgtgttgtgattgtgtctattttatttctctgtcaaaggtgttttctcaagggggaattgtgtcttattcccaacagtgTCACCGTGCATTATTAAACTTTCAATTTCCAACATACCAGGATGAATTGATCAAATATTTGGATTTCAaccctttatttattattttagttatggaGTCTTGCATTAAGAAATATCTATAAGAATTTCATCATCGcttatcaaataaataaataaatagaagagaaaacAGCGTTGCAAGAGGAATCAAATTTGGCATCGTTTTA is a window encoding:
- the LOC112783031 gene encoding uncharacterized protein; amino-acid sequence: MERVVGGKYKIGKKIGSGSFGEIYIATNIETSEIVAVKMENKKTKHPQLLYEAKLYNLLQGESGVPSMKWCGIDGDNNVLVIDLLGPSLEDLFVYCGRKFTLKTVLMLADQMLTRIEYLHSKGYLHRDIKPDNFLMGLGRKATQVYIIDFGLAKRYKDLSTNKHIPYRENKNLTGTARYASCNTHIGIEQSRRDDLESLGYVLMYFLRGSLPWQGLKAVTKKEKYDRICEKKLSTPIEMLCKSYPVEFASYFHYCHSLTFDQLPDYGFLKRLFRELFSREGFESDNLFDWTILKYQQTQQRQRQIQNQTAPSAAVPSSLEPMATDKNTGSGVNDSTHVTATRQLANQNHDRPSATAQPKPSVGHNHSFKNQTEKHNGNNGPSTSSGLPKSSKENASKAEKPLGSSHIARVFGSNSRTSSSWIPSLRRISSAK